One region of Carya illinoinensis cultivar Pawnee chromosome 8, C.illinoinensisPawnee_v1, whole genome shotgun sequence genomic DNA includes:
- the LOC122318202 gene encoding uncharacterized protein LOC122318202: MSMAFKQYCLRCGEGLILNEEIKKDGKVHYCQMCEQRVRDPNYYSCEVCNGVLHKSCGERPQEMQHPLHSEHTLEIARGYRKKCHGCCEEWTGYLYECSHCNFYLDPKCAFLPLTIKAESHDHHLILLQKSFLFTCDTCGKESKCMSYFCITCSFVVHTQCALIPSTLKVTSHDHPLSLNLKYSHQLNQSENQQICQLCVRKVDTKYKAYYCSSCDFAAHPRCAAEIDIRDETFDLELKDDQPIETHLLGPDESTTTLAKINPRNGKAEIVTEIEHIWHKHHLKLAVELENNEKCDGCARYLSSLQYYCCLQCKFFLHKSCADLPRKKLHPLHKHPLTLQTPPNKPQNLSPYGPEIFRCGACGRSANGLVYSCDDCRFQLDVPCSLIPTKFTHVGHEHPLFLLSTDVGKGKCTSCGQVSRLFIRCADCEFSMDMECATLPLTTKYEHYEQSFRLSYTVEDDSDDLYYCDICEKERDPEHWFYYCKDLQFAAHPKCILGNWPLIKFGRTYIYDVHQHPLTFVERTTDHPKCRACGSKSGYPLIHVCDKCDHFVLDHWCFEGNDQQEMTYI, translated from the coding sequence ATGTCAATGGCATTTAAGCAATATTGTTTAAGATGTGGTGAAGGTTTGATCTTAAATGAAGAGATAAAAAAGGATGGTAAAGTTCATTATTGTCAAATGTGCGAGCAACGAGTAAGGGATCCTAATTATTACAGTTGCGAGGTGTGCAATGGCGTCCTTCATAAATCATGTGGCGAACGACCCCAAGAGATGCAGCATCCGTTGCACTCGGAACATACCCTTGAGATCGCTAGAGGATATAGGAAAAAATGCCATGGCTGCTGTGAAGAATGGACGGGCTACCTATATGAGTGTTCTCACTGCAATTTTTATCTTGATCCAAAATGCGCTTTTCTCCCCCTCACCATAAAAGCTGAAAGTCATGACCATCATTTGATCCTCCTTCAAAAATCATTCCTGTTCACTTGCGATACTTGTGGGAAAGAAAGCAAGTGCATGTCCTACTTTTGTATCACCTGCTCATTCGTAGTTCACACGCAATGCGCTCTCATTCCATCGACTCTCAAAGTAACAAGTCACGACCACCCTTTGAGTTTGAACCTCAAATACTCTCATCAGCTCAACCAATCCGAGAATCAACAAATTTGCCAACTCTGTGTTCGAAAGGTGGACACAAAATACAAAGCTTATTATTGCTCGAGTTGTGATTTTGCTGCACATCCACGTTGTGCTGCAGAAATCGACATCAGGGATGAGACATTTGACCTGGAACTCAAAGATGATCAGCCTATTGAGACCCACCTTCTTGGGCCTGATGAATCGACTACCACGTTAGCTAAGATCAACCCGAGAAATGGAAAAGCTGAAATCGTCACAGAGATCGAACATATATGGCATAAACATCACTTAAAGCTTGCAGTCGAGCTAGAGAACAATGAAAAATGTGACGGGTGTGCACGGTATCTTTCCTCTTTgcaatattattgttgtttacaATGCAAGTTCTTTCTTCACAAATCTTGTGCTGATTTACCCAGAAAAAAATTACACCCACTCCATAAACATCCGCTCACCCTCCAAACACCCCCAAACAAACCCCAAAATCTAAGTCCTTATGGCCCTGAAATCTTTCGTTGTGGTGCTTGTGGACGATCAGCTAATGGTCTCGTATACAGTTGTGATGACTGCCGCTTTCAGCTCGATGTCCCTTGTAGTTTGATACCAACCAAATTTACCCATGTGGGTCATGAGCACCCACTTTTTCTTTTGAGCACAGACGTAGGTAAAGGCAAATGTACCTCCTGTGGCCAAGTTAGCCGTCTGTTCATACGTTGTGCTGATTGTGAATTTTCTATGGACATGGAATGCGCTACACTACCGCTTACCACAAAATATGAGCACTATGAGCAATCCTTCAGACTCTCTTACACCGTTGAGGACGACTCTGATGACTTATACTACTGTGATATTTGCGAGAAAGAGCGAGATCCGGAGCATTGGTTCTACTATTGTAAAGATCTCCAATTTGCTGCTCATCCAAAATGTATTCTGGGGAATTGGCCACTTATCAAGTTTGGGCGCACTTACATATACGACGTCCACCAGCATCCTCTAACTTTTGTTGAGAGGACCACGGATCATCCTAAGTGTCGAGCTTGTGGTAGTAAATCTGGCTATCCATTAATCCATGTATGTGACAAATGTGATCATTTCGTTCTTGATCATTGGTGTTTTGAGGGAAATGATCAACAAgaaatgacatatatataa